One genomic window of Paramormyrops kingsleyae isolate MSU_618 chromosome 20, PKINGS_0.4, whole genome shotgun sequence includes the following:
- the tdrd1 gene encoding tudor domain-containing protein 1 isoform X1, whose protein sequence is MLAGNMNNTFLQAHLKAPKRPTTNPVSVAQQREQGNLELQAVCGTMPKVPWGSLSAGLELNAEKKVASVTGNGCANIRREVSPTVVAASLVKLCNFCAQQGNLRCIRCKRVCYCSVTCQAKDWAAHRHVCKPETPERSPCEEPQELLASPSTASSRSLLPRGDVGVASPLQKLYLRDFPKNELIRGAQIQATVVELRNPGKFFIHVESKAVMESLRSVTVMLQKMYAGSTGTEYMPDCGEACAVMYSQDRNWYRGVVQSVDISQKTAMVFYMDYGNEEVVPLDRIRPLASCVDRIPPCAVHCQVAGVTVVTGGWPEECSVAVRQLVAGKSLAVTVVDKLDGGPWAVDMELTAVGSKLSMFLVENGYATMEPRGQDIDSILSAALDNFKKSSAGKNENMESCLPSPLTQGVGDVFSVVVTHLRSPEDLICQKLDNAGAIQELQQKLREHCMQTAADPDFRPAPGSVCCCRFSEDSQWYRAKVLGYSTEQHVCVGYIDFGNSEEVDLDQLRPIGPELLRLPTQAIPCALAGMKPLSDTWTEASVVMLRKIVCNRFLQMKVLGQRSSTALVSLLDEGSDPAICVAEFLVTTGYALYDSGGHIPGQDDKAPSPPAAVEPKEELHWTNAELPADGELVDVMVTVVQNPTEFFCHQSSSQGTRTLAALMADLAKHSQSSDAALVASVGRPCCAQFPGDKLWYRAMVQSILPDGKVEVFFMDYGNTCVVDRAELRSIRPEHLKVPFQALRCWLAGVEPLGRQWSAKALQKFRAFCVGTHLQGRALHVTERGYGMELLHDGLSIATLLVAEGLASSTPGSGLSGASDKGSAQSDAAAVPLVASFPTGWQTAQLQQNKTFQARVAGVLSPGHFYLLGETEAVSAEKLHTLMGALQEHCSRRPQDLHALPEPGAACCAQFSGDKKWYRAVVLEVGDSEAKVVYADYGNTERVPLSGLQPITSAHLDPPFRIVRCALTGMVPLPSPWLASAGRRFELLLDAPVLACAHGFDGTYNLLTMTSHGEKGNVHINSALKDSLVEEEGPAVGPSEWESAAGPRDAACVPRGCLDKVMGKDGAKADIQQETGREEAELVSGVCNEPTRTALSSCCCGDLKQKVDQIEALLLVIVKQMGFSPKP, encoded by the exons ATGCTGGCTGGGAACATGAACAACACATTTCTTCAGGCGCATCTCAAGGCGCCGAAGAGACCCACAACCAACCCTGTGTCTGTGGCCCAGCAGCGAGAGCAAGGGAATCTGGAGCTACAGGCAGTCTGCGGCACCATGCCCAAGGTCCCCTGGGGTAGTCTCAGTGCTG gactggagctaAATGCAGAGAAGAAAGTTGCTTCAGTCACAGGAAATGGTTGTGCT AATATCCGCAGGGAGGTCTCTCCCACCGTCGTCGCTGCCAGTCTCGTGAAGCTGTGTAATTTTTGTGCCCAGCAAG GGAACCTCCGCTGCATACGGTGTAAGAGGGTGTGCTACTGCTCCGTGACATGCCAGGCCAAGGACTGGGCTGCACACCGACATGTGTGCAAGCCAGAGACACCAGAGCGGTCCCCATG TGAGGAACCCCAGGAGCTGCTAGCCTCACCTAGCACAGCCAGTTCCAGGAGCCTGCTTCCCAGG GGTGATGTAGGGGTGGCCAGTCCCCTGCAGAAACTCTACCTGCGCGACTTCCCCAAGAATGAGCTCATACGAGGAGCACAGATTCAG GCCACTGTAGTGGAGCTCAGGAACCCTGGGAAGTTTTTCATCCACGTTGAGTCGAAGGCTGTGATGGAGTCCCTGCGGAGCGTGACGGTGATGTTGCAGAAGATGTATGCGGGCTCGACAGGCACAGAGTACATGCCAGACTGCGGAGAGGCCTGTGCTGTGATGTACTCCCAGGACCGA aactggTATAGAGGTGTGGTGCAGTCTGTGGACATCTCTCAGAAAACCGCCATGGTTTTCTACATGGACTACGGCAATGAGGAGGTTGTGCCATTGGACAGGATCAGACCGCTGGCCTCCTGTGTGGATCGCATCCCACCATGC GCGGTCCATTGTCAGGTAGCAGGTGTTACCGTGGTGACGGGCGGCTGGCCGGAGGAGTGCAGCGTCGCCGTCAGGCAGCTGGTGGCAGGGAAGAGCCTGGCTGTGACTGTGGTGGACAAACTGGACGGGGGGCCCTGGGCGGTGGACATGGAGCTGACCGCTGTTG GCAGCAAGCTCAGCATGTTTCTGGTGGAAAACGGCTATGCCACCATGGAGCCGCGAGGCCAGGACATCG ACTCCATTCTATCTGCTGCTCTGGACAACTTCAAGAAATCTTCAGCTGGCAAGAACGAGAACATGGAGTCGTGTCTCCCCAGCCCGCTGACACAGGGCGTGGGGGACGTCTTCTCCGTCGTAGTTACCCACCTGCGGTCCCCCGAAGACCTCATATGCCAGAAGTTGGACAATGCTG GTGCGATCCAGGAGCTGCAGCAGAAACTGCGGGAGCACTGCATGCAAACGGCCGCCGACCCAGATTTCCGGCCTGCCCCCGGCTCCGTCTGCTGCTGCCGCTTCTCAG AGGACAGCCAGTGGTACCGAGCCAAGGTTCTGGGTTACTCCACGGAGCAGCACGTCTGTGTGGGCTACATCGACTTCGGCAACTCGGAGGAGGTGGATCTGGACCAGCTGCGGCCCATTGGGCCTGAGCTCCTCAGGCTGCCCACGCAGGCCATCCCCTGCGCCCTGGCAG GTATGAAGCCGCTCTCAGACACCTGGACCGAGGCATCTGTTGTGATGCTGAGGAAGATCGTCTGCAACCGCTTTCTACAGATGAAAGTCCTGGGACAGAGGAGCAGCACCGCACTCGTGTCCCTCCTGGATGAGGGCAGCGACCCCGCAATCTGTGTGGCCGAGTTCCTGGTCACCACCGGATATGCCCTCTATGACAGTGGAGGGCACATTCCGGGCCAGGATGACAAGGCTCCCAGTCCCCCTG CAGCAGTGGAGCCCAAGGAGGAGTTGCACTGGACAAATGCAGAGCTGCCTGCTGACGGAGAGCTGGTGGATGTCATGGTCACCGTGGTTCAGAACCCCACAGAGTTCTTCTGCCACCAAAGCAGCTCCCAAG GCACTCGCACCCTGGCAGCGCTGATGGCTGACCTGGCAAAGCACAGTCAGAGCAGTGACGCCGCCCTGGTGGCCAGTGTGGGACGGCCCTGCTGTGCCCAGTTCCCAG GTGACAAGTTATGGTACCGGGCCATGGTCCAAAGCATTTTGCCAGATGGGAAGGTGGAGGTGTTCTTTATGGACTATGGGAACACCTGCGTTGTGGACCGGGCCGAGCTCAGGAGCATCCGGCCTGAACACCTGAAGGTTCCCTTTCAGGCTCTGCGGTGCTGGCTTGCAG gtGTGGAGCCCCTGGGGAGGCAGTGGTCGGCCAAGGCTCTGCAGAAGTTCCGGGCCTTTTGTGTGGGCACCCATCTGCAGGGCAGGGCTCTTCATGTCACTGAGAGGGGCTATGGCATGGAGCTGCTGCACGATGGTCTCAGTATCGCCACCCTGCTGGTGGCCGAGGGGCTGGCCAGTTCCACCCCTGGGAGTGGGCTCTCTGGCGCTTCAG ACAAGGGCTCGGCCCAAAGCGACGCTGCTGCGGTCCCGCTGGTCGCCTCCTTCCCCACAGGCTGGCAGACAGCCCAGCTGCAGCAGAACAAAACGTTCCAGGCGCGTGTGGCTGGGGTGCTGAGCCCTGGGCACTTCTACCTGCTGGGCGAGACTGAGG CAGTAAGTGCAGAGAAACTCCATACCCTGATGGGGGCTCTACAGGAGCACTGCAGCCGCCGTCCACAAGACCTTCATGCTCTGCCTGAGCCAGGGGCAGCCTGCTGTGCCCAGTTCTCAG GTGATAAGAAGTGGTACAGAGCTGTCGTCCTGGAAGTTGGTGACTCTGAGGCGAAAGTCGTTTACGCGGATTACGGGAACACTGAGCGCGTGCCGCTCTCTGGCCTCCAGCCCATCACGAGCGCCCACCTGGACCCGCCATTCCGGATCGTCCGGTGTGCACTCACAG GGATGGTGCCCTTGCCCAGCCCGTGGCTTGCCTCCGCAGGGAGACGCTTTGAGTTGCTGCTGGATGCTCCCGTCCTGGCCTGTGCCCATGGCTTTGACGGTACCTACAACCTGCTGACCATGACCAGCCATGGAGAAAAGGGTAACGTGCATATCAACTCCGCGCTGAAGGACAGcttggtggaggaggaggggcctGCCGTCGGTCCCAGCGAGTGGGAGTCTGCTGCTGGACCCAGAGACGCAGCCTGTGTTCCCAGAG GCTGCCTGGATAAGGTAATGGGAAAAGATGGGGCTAAAGCTGACATCCAGCAGGAAACCGGCAGGGAGGAAGCAGAGCTGGTCTCAGGCGTCTGCAATG AACCAACCCGGACTGCACTGAGCTCATGCTGCTGTGGTGATCTGAAGCAGAAG GTTGACCAGATCGAAGCTCTGCTCCTGGTGATAGTGAAGCAGATGGGCTTCTCACCAAAGCCCTGA
- the tdrd1 gene encoding tudor domain-containing protein 1 isoform X4 translates to MLAGNMNNTFLQAHLKAPKRPTTNPVSVAQQREQGNLELQAVCGTMPKVPWGSLSAGLELNAEKKVASVTGNGCANIRREVSPTVVAASLVKLCNFCAQQGNLRCIRCKRVCYCSVTCQAKDWAAHRHVCKPETPERSPCEEPQELLASPSTASSRSLLPRGDVGVASPLQKLYLRDFPKNELIRGAQIQATVVELRNPGKFFIHVESKAVMESLRSVTVMLQKMYAGSTGTEYMPDCGEACAVMYSQDRNWYRGVVQSVDISQKTAMVFYMDYGNEEVVPLDRIRPLASCVDRIPPCAVHCQVAGVTVVTGGWPEECSVAVRQLVAGKSLAVTVVDKLDGGPWAVDMELTAVGSKLSMFLVENGYATMEPRGQDIDSILSAALDNFKKSSAGKNENMESCLPSPLTQGVGDVFSVVVTHLRSPEDLICQKLDNAGAIQELQQKLREHCMQTAADPDFRPAPGSVCCCRFSEDSQWYRAKVLGYSTEQHVCVGYIDFGNSEEVDLDQLRPIGPELLRLPTQAIPCALAGMKPLSDTWTEASVVMLRKIVCNRFLQMKVLGQRSSTALVSLLDEGSDPAICVAEFLVTTGYALYDSGGHIPGQDDKAPSPPAAVEPKEELHWTNAELPADGELVDVMVTVVQNPTEFFCHQSSSQGTRTLAALMADLAKHSQSSDAALVASVGRPCCAQFPGDKLWYRAMVQSILPDGKVEVFFMDYGNTCVVDRAELRSIRPEHLKVPFQALRCWLAGVEPLGRQWSAKALQKFRAFCVGTHLQGRALHVTERGYGMELLHDGLSIATLLVAEGLASSTPGSGLSGASDKGSAQSDAAAVPLVASFPTGWQTAQLQQNKTFQARVAGVLSPGHFYLLGETEAVSAEKLHTLMGALQEHCSRRPQDLHALPEPGAACCAQFSGDKKWYRAVVLEVGDSEAKVVYADYGNTERVPLSGLQPITSAHLDPPFRIVRCALTGRRFELLLDAPVLACAHGFDGTYNLLTMTSHGEKGNVHINSALKDSLVEEEGPAVGPSEWESAAGPRDAACVPRGCLDKVMGKDGAKADIQQETGREEAELVSGVCNEPTRTALSSCCCGDLKQKVDQIEALLLVIVKQMGFSPKP, encoded by the exons ATGCTGGCTGGGAACATGAACAACACATTTCTTCAGGCGCATCTCAAGGCGCCGAAGAGACCCACAACCAACCCTGTGTCTGTGGCCCAGCAGCGAGAGCAAGGGAATCTGGAGCTACAGGCAGTCTGCGGCACCATGCCCAAGGTCCCCTGGGGTAGTCTCAGTGCTG gactggagctaAATGCAGAGAAGAAAGTTGCTTCAGTCACAGGAAATGGTTGTGCT AATATCCGCAGGGAGGTCTCTCCCACCGTCGTCGCTGCCAGTCTCGTGAAGCTGTGTAATTTTTGTGCCCAGCAAG GGAACCTCCGCTGCATACGGTGTAAGAGGGTGTGCTACTGCTCCGTGACATGCCAGGCCAAGGACTGGGCTGCACACCGACATGTGTGCAAGCCAGAGACACCAGAGCGGTCCCCATG TGAGGAACCCCAGGAGCTGCTAGCCTCACCTAGCACAGCCAGTTCCAGGAGCCTGCTTCCCAGG GGTGATGTAGGGGTGGCCAGTCCCCTGCAGAAACTCTACCTGCGCGACTTCCCCAAGAATGAGCTCATACGAGGAGCACAGATTCAG GCCACTGTAGTGGAGCTCAGGAACCCTGGGAAGTTTTTCATCCACGTTGAGTCGAAGGCTGTGATGGAGTCCCTGCGGAGCGTGACGGTGATGTTGCAGAAGATGTATGCGGGCTCGACAGGCACAGAGTACATGCCAGACTGCGGAGAGGCCTGTGCTGTGATGTACTCCCAGGACCGA aactggTATAGAGGTGTGGTGCAGTCTGTGGACATCTCTCAGAAAACCGCCATGGTTTTCTACATGGACTACGGCAATGAGGAGGTTGTGCCATTGGACAGGATCAGACCGCTGGCCTCCTGTGTGGATCGCATCCCACCATGC GCGGTCCATTGTCAGGTAGCAGGTGTTACCGTGGTGACGGGCGGCTGGCCGGAGGAGTGCAGCGTCGCCGTCAGGCAGCTGGTGGCAGGGAAGAGCCTGGCTGTGACTGTGGTGGACAAACTGGACGGGGGGCCCTGGGCGGTGGACATGGAGCTGACCGCTGTTG GCAGCAAGCTCAGCATGTTTCTGGTGGAAAACGGCTATGCCACCATGGAGCCGCGAGGCCAGGACATCG ACTCCATTCTATCTGCTGCTCTGGACAACTTCAAGAAATCTTCAGCTGGCAAGAACGAGAACATGGAGTCGTGTCTCCCCAGCCCGCTGACACAGGGCGTGGGGGACGTCTTCTCCGTCGTAGTTACCCACCTGCGGTCCCCCGAAGACCTCATATGCCAGAAGTTGGACAATGCTG GTGCGATCCAGGAGCTGCAGCAGAAACTGCGGGAGCACTGCATGCAAACGGCCGCCGACCCAGATTTCCGGCCTGCCCCCGGCTCCGTCTGCTGCTGCCGCTTCTCAG AGGACAGCCAGTGGTACCGAGCCAAGGTTCTGGGTTACTCCACGGAGCAGCACGTCTGTGTGGGCTACATCGACTTCGGCAACTCGGAGGAGGTGGATCTGGACCAGCTGCGGCCCATTGGGCCTGAGCTCCTCAGGCTGCCCACGCAGGCCATCCCCTGCGCCCTGGCAG GTATGAAGCCGCTCTCAGACACCTGGACCGAGGCATCTGTTGTGATGCTGAGGAAGATCGTCTGCAACCGCTTTCTACAGATGAAAGTCCTGGGACAGAGGAGCAGCACCGCACTCGTGTCCCTCCTGGATGAGGGCAGCGACCCCGCAATCTGTGTGGCCGAGTTCCTGGTCACCACCGGATATGCCCTCTATGACAGTGGAGGGCACATTCCGGGCCAGGATGACAAGGCTCCCAGTCCCCCTG CAGCAGTGGAGCCCAAGGAGGAGTTGCACTGGACAAATGCAGAGCTGCCTGCTGACGGAGAGCTGGTGGATGTCATGGTCACCGTGGTTCAGAACCCCACAGAGTTCTTCTGCCACCAAAGCAGCTCCCAAG GCACTCGCACCCTGGCAGCGCTGATGGCTGACCTGGCAAAGCACAGTCAGAGCAGTGACGCCGCCCTGGTGGCCAGTGTGGGACGGCCCTGCTGTGCCCAGTTCCCAG GTGACAAGTTATGGTACCGGGCCATGGTCCAAAGCATTTTGCCAGATGGGAAGGTGGAGGTGTTCTTTATGGACTATGGGAACACCTGCGTTGTGGACCGGGCCGAGCTCAGGAGCATCCGGCCTGAACACCTGAAGGTTCCCTTTCAGGCTCTGCGGTGCTGGCTTGCAG gtGTGGAGCCCCTGGGGAGGCAGTGGTCGGCCAAGGCTCTGCAGAAGTTCCGGGCCTTTTGTGTGGGCACCCATCTGCAGGGCAGGGCTCTTCATGTCACTGAGAGGGGCTATGGCATGGAGCTGCTGCACGATGGTCTCAGTATCGCCACCCTGCTGGTGGCCGAGGGGCTGGCCAGTTCCACCCCTGGGAGTGGGCTCTCTGGCGCTTCAG ACAAGGGCTCGGCCCAAAGCGACGCTGCTGCGGTCCCGCTGGTCGCCTCCTTCCCCACAGGCTGGCAGACAGCCCAGCTGCAGCAGAACAAAACGTTCCAGGCGCGTGTGGCTGGGGTGCTGAGCCCTGGGCACTTCTACCTGCTGGGCGAGACTGAGG CAGTAAGTGCAGAGAAACTCCATACCCTGATGGGGGCTCTACAGGAGCACTGCAGCCGCCGTCCACAAGACCTTCATGCTCTGCCTGAGCCAGGGGCAGCCTGCTGTGCCCAGTTCTCAG GTGATAAGAAGTGGTACAGAGCTGTCGTCCTGGAAGTTGGTGACTCTGAGGCGAAAGTCGTTTACGCGGATTACGGGAACACTGAGCGCGTGCCGCTCTCTGGCCTCCAGCCCATCACGAGCGCCCACCTGGACCCGCCATTCCGGATCGTCCGGTGTGCACTCACAG GGAGACGCTTTGAGTTGCTGCTGGATGCTCCCGTCCTGGCCTGTGCCCATGGCTTTGACGGTACCTACAACCTGCTGACCATGACCAGCCATGGAGAAAAGGGTAACGTGCATATCAACTCCGCGCTGAAGGACAGcttggtggaggaggaggggcctGCCGTCGGTCCCAGCGAGTGGGAGTCTGCTGCTGGACCCAGAGACGCAGCCTGTGTTCCCAGAG GCTGCCTGGATAAGGTAATGGGAAAAGATGGGGCTAAAGCTGACATCCAGCAGGAAACCGGCAGGGAGGAAGCAGAGCTGGTCTCAGGCGTCTGCAATG AACCAACCCGGACTGCACTGAGCTCATGCTGCTGTGGTGATCTGAAGCAGAAG GTTGACCAGATCGAAGCTCTGCTCCTGGTGATAGTGAAGCAGATGGGCTTCTCACCAAAGCCCTGA
- the tdrd1 gene encoding tudor domain-containing protein 1 isoform X2, with product MLAGNMNNTFLQAHLKAPKRPTTNPVSVAQQREQGNLELQAVCGTMPKVPWGSLSAGLELNAEKKVASVTGNGCANIRREVSPTVVAASLVKLCNFCAQQGNLRCIRCKRVCYCSVTCQAKDWAAHRHVCKPETPERSPCEEPQELLASPSTASSRSLLPRGDVGVASPLQKLYLRDFPKNELIRGAQIQATVVELRNPGKFFIHVESKAVMESLRSVTVMLQKMYAGSTGTEYMPDCGEACAVMYSQDRNWYRGVVQSVDISQKTAMVFYMDYGNEEVVPLDRIRPLASCVDRIPPCAVHCQVAGVTVVTGGWPEECSVAVRQLVAGKSLAVTVVDKLDGGPWAVDMELTAVGSKLSMFLVENGYATMEPRGQDIDSILSAALDNFKKSSAGKNENMESCLPSPLTQGVGDVFSVVVTHLRSPEDLICQKLDNAGAIQELQQKLREHCMQTAADPDFRPAPGSVCCCRFSEDSQWYRAKVLGYSTEQHVCVGYIDFGNSEEVDLDQLRPIGPELLRLPTQAIPCALAGMKPLSDTWTEASVVMLRKIVCNRFLQMKVLGQRSSTALVSLLDEGSDPAICVAEFLVTTGYALYDSGGHIPGQDDKAPSPPAAVEPKEELHWTNAELPADGELVDVMVTVVQNPTEFFCHQSSSQGTRTLAALMADLAKHSQSSDAALVASVGRPCCAQFPGDKLWYRAMVQSILPDGKVEVFFMDYGNTCVVDRAELRSIRPEHLKVPFQALRCWLAGVEPLGRQWSAKALQKFRAFCVGTHLQGRALHVTERGYGMELLHDGLSIATLLVAEGLASSTPGSGLSGASDKGSAQSDAAAVPLVASFPTGWQTAQLQQNKTFQARVAGVLSPGHFYLLGETEVSAEKLHTLMGALQEHCSRRPQDLHALPEPGAACCAQFSGDKKWYRAVVLEVGDSEAKVVYADYGNTERVPLSGLQPITSAHLDPPFRIVRCALTGMVPLPSPWLASAGRRFELLLDAPVLACAHGFDGTYNLLTMTSHGEKGNVHINSALKDSLVEEEGPAVGPSEWESAAGPRDAACVPRGCLDKVMGKDGAKADIQQETGREEAELVSGVCNEPTRTALSSCCCGDLKQKVDQIEALLLVIVKQMGFSPKP from the exons ATGCTGGCTGGGAACATGAACAACACATTTCTTCAGGCGCATCTCAAGGCGCCGAAGAGACCCACAACCAACCCTGTGTCTGTGGCCCAGCAGCGAGAGCAAGGGAATCTGGAGCTACAGGCAGTCTGCGGCACCATGCCCAAGGTCCCCTGGGGTAGTCTCAGTGCTG gactggagctaAATGCAGAGAAGAAAGTTGCTTCAGTCACAGGAAATGGTTGTGCT AATATCCGCAGGGAGGTCTCTCCCACCGTCGTCGCTGCCAGTCTCGTGAAGCTGTGTAATTTTTGTGCCCAGCAAG GGAACCTCCGCTGCATACGGTGTAAGAGGGTGTGCTACTGCTCCGTGACATGCCAGGCCAAGGACTGGGCTGCACACCGACATGTGTGCAAGCCAGAGACACCAGAGCGGTCCCCATG TGAGGAACCCCAGGAGCTGCTAGCCTCACCTAGCACAGCCAGTTCCAGGAGCCTGCTTCCCAGG GGTGATGTAGGGGTGGCCAGTCCCCTGCAGAAACTCTACCTGCGCGACTTCCCCAAGAATGAGCTCATACGAGGAGCACAGATTCAG GCCACTGTAGTGGAGCTCAGGAACCCTGGGAAGTTTTTCATCCACGTTGAGTCGAAGGCTGTGATGGAGTCCCTGCGGAGCGTGACGGTGATGTTGCAGAAGATGTATGCGGGCTCGACAGGCACAGAGTACATGCCAGACTGCGGAGAGGCCTGTGCTGTGATGTACTCCCAGGACCGA aactggTATAGAGGTGTGGTGCAGTCTGTGGACATCTCTCAGAAAACCGCCATGGTTTTCTACATGGACTACGGCAATGAGGAGGTTGTGCCATTGGACAGGATCAGACCGCTGGCCTCCTGTGTGGATCGCATCCCACCATGC GCGGTCCATTGTCAGGTAGCAGGTGTTACCGTGGTGACGGGCGGCTGGCCGGAGGAGTGCAGCGTCGCCGTCAGGCAGCTGGTGGCAGGGAAGAGCCTGGCTGTGACTGTGGTGGACAAACTGGACGGGGGGCCCTGGGCGGTGGACATGGAGCTGACCGCTGTTG GCAGCAAGCTCAGCATGTTTCTGGTGGAAAACGGCTATGCCACCATGGAGCCGCGAGGCCAGGACATCG ACTCCATTCTATCTGCTGCTCTGGACAACTTCAAGAAATCTTCAGCTGGCAAGAACGAGAACATGGAGTCGTGTCTCCCCAGCCCGCTGACACAGGGCGTGGGGGACGTCTTCTCCGTCGTAGTTACCCACCTGCGGTCCCCCGAAGACCTCATATGCCAGAAGTTGGACAATGCTG GTGCGATCCAGGAGCTGCAGCAGAAACTGCGGGAGCACTGCATGCAAACGGCCGCCGACCCAGATTTCCGGCCTGCCCCCGGCTCCGTCTGCTGCTGCCGCTTCTCAG AGGACAGCCAGTGGTACCGAGCCAAGGTTCTGGGTTACTCCACGGAGCAGCACGTCTGTGTGGGCTACATCGACTTCGGCAACTCGGAGGAGGTGGATCTGGACCAGCTGCGGCCCATTGGGCCTGAGCTCCTCAGGCTGCCCACGCAGGCCATCCCCTGCGCCCTGGCAG GTATGAAGCCGCTCTCAGACACCTGGACCGAGGCATCTGTTGTGATGCTGAGGAAGATCGTCTGCAACCGCTTTCTACAGATGAAAGTCCTGGGACAGAGGAGCAGCACCGCACTCGTGTCCCTCCTGGATGAGGGCAGCGACCCCGCAATCTGTGTGGCCGAGTTCCTGGTCACCACCGGATATGCCCTCTATGACAGTGGAGGGCACATTCCGGGCCAGGATGACAAGGCTCCCAGTCCCCCTG CAGCAGTGGAGCCCAAGGAGGAGTTGCACTGGACAAATGCAGAGCTGCCTGCTGACGGAGAGCTGGTGGATGTCATGGTCACCGTGGTTCAGAACCCCACAGAGTTCTTCTGCCACCAAAGCAGCTCCCAAG GCACTCGCACCCTGGCAGCGCTGATGGCTGACCTGGCAAAGCACAGTCAGAGCAGTGACGCCGCCCTGGTGGCCAGTGTGGGACGGCCCTGCTGTGCCCAGTTCCCAG GTGACAAGTTATGGTACCGGGCCATGGTCCAAAGCATTTTGCCAGATGGGAAGGTGGAGGTGTTCTTTATGGACTATGGGAACACCTGCGTTGTGGACCGGGCCGAGCTCAGGAGCATCCGGCCTGAACACCTGAAGGTTCCCTTTCAGGCTCTGCGGTGCTGGCTTGCAG gtGTGGAGCCCCTGGGGAGGCAGTGGTCGGCCAAGGCTCTGCAGAAGTTCCGGGCCTTTTGTGTGGGCACCCATCTGCAGGGCAGGGCTCTTCATGTCACTGAGAGGGGCTATGGCATGGAGCTGCTGCACGATGGTCTCAGTATCGCCACCCTGCTGGTGGCCGAGGGGCTGGCCAGTTCCACCCCTGGGAGTGGGCTCTCTGGCGCTTCAG ACAAGGGCTCGGCCCAAAGCGACGCTGCTGCGGTCCCGCTGGTCGCCTCCTTCCCCACAGGCTGGCAGACAGCCCAGCTGCAGCAGAACAAAACGTTCCAGGCGCGTGTGGCTGGGGTGCTGAGCCCTGGGCACTTCTACCTGCTGGGCGAGACTGAGG TAAGTGCAGAGAAACTCCATACCCTGATGGGGGCTCTACAGGAGCACTGCAGCCGCCGTCCACAAGACCTTCATGCTCTGCCTGAGCCAGGGGCAGCCTGCTGTGCCCAGTTCTCAG GTGATAAGAAGTGGTACAGAGCTGTCGTCCTGGAAGTTGGTGACTCTGAGGCGAAAGTCGTTTACGCGGATTACGGGAACACTGAGCGCGTGCCGCTCTCTGGCCTCCAGCCCATCACGAGCGCCCACCTGGACCCGCCATTCCGGATCGTCCGGTGTGCACTCACAG GGATGGTGCCCTTGCCCAGCCCGTGGCTTGCCTCCGCAGGGAGACGCTTTGAGTTGCTGCTGGATGCTCCCGTCCTGGCCTGTGCCCATGGCTTTGACGGTACCTACAACCTGCTGACCATGACCAGCCATGGAGAAAAGGGTAACGTGCATATCAACTCCGCGCTGAAGGACAGcttggtggaggaggaggggcctGCCGTCGGTCCCAGCGAGTGGGAGTCTGCTGCTGGACCCAGAGACGCAGCCTGTGTTCCCAGAG GCTGCCTGGATAAGGTAATGGGAAAAGATGGGGCTAAAGCTGACATCCAGCAGGAAACCGGCAGGGAGGAAGCAGAGCTGGTCTCAGGCGTCTGCAATG AACCAACCCGGACTGCACTGAGCTCATGCTGCTGTGGTGATCTGAAGCAGAAG GTTGACCAGATCGAAGCTCTGCTCCTGGTGATAGTGAAGCAGATGGGCTTCTCACCAAAGCCCTGA